The Nocardioides sp. S-1144 genome includes a region encoding these proteins:
- a CDS encoding ABC transporter substrate-binding protein: MTRARTNPARPQLPNPRQTRRGFLGLGLAAGIVLSLEACGGASTADSASGGSKTIKWAWQLPTTWDPVTSSAGSDVQMLALAYDPLTALDEQGNAVPWLAESWAYDEAGTSVTFTLRPGLTFSDGKPIDAAAVAASIERGRTQDGSLIAPQMATIKKVSAPGDLEVLVELSEVDYQYPLLFAGKTGMVVNPAAFEADAAALATQPAGSGPFTVTSYVQNDHASMKKNPRFHLADEIKVENFDLYPQQDPSTAVASVRSGQFNIGRLGGAQVQQAKDAGLDVQVIDTMYVSVLDVNVSMAPFDDPAVVEAMKYGIDREKVREVAFFGLGDVNYQPFPPGYVGYNAELDDLYAHDPDKARQLLADAGYTAPVKGTFTSSGQSDPAVELIQAQLKEVGIELEIESIPPTQHTQLVYLEHSRALTYDGFAGRESPVQAFQVLFGAEGLMNPGRTTNPELEAQLEKVKKTPTDSPEYPALLQEATRIAVTSFPNVFLQLMPSAIARKGVSELPDLPSLRRFEGVKA, encoded by the coding sequence ATGACGCGCGCCCGCACCAACCCCGCTCGCCCCCAGCTGCCCAACCCGCGGCAGACCCGCCGCGGCTTCCTCGGTCTCGGCCTGGCCGCCGGCATCGTCCTCAGCCTGGAGGCCTGCGGCGGTGCCTCGACCGCCGACAGCGCCTCCGGCGGCAGCAAGACCATCAAGTGGGCCTGGCAGCTCCCCACCACCTGGGACCCGGTGACCTCCTCGGCCGGCTCCGACGTGCAGATGCTCGCACTGGCCTACGACCCGCTGACCGCCCTCGACGAGCAGGGCAACGCCGTCCCGTGGCTCGCCGAGTCCTGGGCCTACGACGAGGCCGGCACCAGCGTCACCTTCACCCTGCGGCCGGGCCTGACCTTCAGCGACGGCAAGCCGATCGACGCCGCGGCGGTGGCGGCGTCGATCGAGCGCGGCCGCACCCAGGACGGCTCGCTCATCGCCCCGCAGATGGCGACGATCAAGAAGGTCTCGGCCCCCGGCGACCTCGAGGTGCTCGTCGAGCTCTCCGAGGTCGACTACCAGTACCCCCTGCTGTTCGCGGGCAAGACCGGCATGGTCGTCAACCCCGCCGCCTTCGAGGCGGACGCCGCCGCCCTGGCCACCCAGCCGGCCGGCTCCGGACCCTTCACGGTCACCTCGTACGTGCAGAACGACCACGCGAGCATGAAGAAGAACCCGCGCTTCCACCTCGCCGACGAGATCAAGGTCGAGAACTTCGACCTCTACCCCCAGCAGGACCCCTCCACCGCGGTCGCGTCGGTGCGCTCGGGCCAGTTCAACATCGGGCGGCTCGGCGGCGCGCAGGTCCAGCAGGCCAAGGACGCCGGGCTCGACGTCCAGGTCATCGACACGATGTACGTCAGCGTCCTCGACGTCAACGTCTCCATGGCGCCGTTCGACGACCCCGCCGTGGTCGAGGCGATGAAGTACGGGATCGACCGCGAGAAGGTCAGGGAGGTCGCCTTCTTCGGCCTCGGCGACGTCAACTACCAGCCGTTCCCGCCGGGCTACGTCGGCTACAACGCCGAGCTCGACGACCTCTACGCCCACGACCCCGACAAGGCCCGCCAGCTGCTCGCCGACGCCGGCTACACCGCCCCGGTGAAGGGCACCTTCACCAGCAGCGGCCAGTCCGACCCGGCCGTCGAGCTCATCCAGGCCCAGCTCAAGGAGGTCGGGATCGAGCTCGAGATCGAGTCCATCCCGCCGACCCAGCACACCCAGCTGGTCTACCTCGAGCACTCCAGGGCGCTCACCTACGACGGGTTCGCCGGCCGCGAGTCGCCGGTCCAGGCCTTCCAGGTGCTCTTCGGCGCCGAGGGTCTGATGAACCCGGGCCGCACGACCAACCCCGAGCTCGAGGCGCAGCTGGAGAAAGTCAAGAAGACCCCCACGGACTCGCCCGAGTACCCCGCGCTCCTGCAGGAGGCGACCCGGATCGCGGTGACGTCGTTCCCCAACGTGTTCCTGCAGCTGATGCCGTCCGCGATCGCCCGCAAGGGCGTCTCGGAGCTGCCCGACCTGCCGAGCCTGCGCCGCTTCGAGGGCGTCAAGGCATGA